One part of the Prunus persica cultivar Lovell chromosome G5, Prunus_persica_NCBIv2, whole genome shotgun sequence genome encodes these proteins:
- the LOC18777419 gene encoding probable transcriptional regulator SLK2, with protein MPPKRKQYQWHFGAAPQPALKNHHSLLNGGEQEPLTSSQRHNKPRIDVKKEASLNKHAIQQLLQSQDSEELQRNKLQIQELFHYNMSQNQDQPKILHPSLQLKGDDKEKQQQPMRHVVTQQEVVHQASVMQLPDEGVCSRRLMQYIYHLRNRPADNNLSYWRKFVAEYYAPSAKKRWCLSSYDEVGRDALGILPHLTMVPWQCNICGCKSRRGFEAYFEVLPRLNEITFGSGVIDELLFLDLPREIRFPSGVMMLEYGRAVQESVYQQLHVVHEGQLRIVFSHDLKILSWEFCVCSHEVFFRRTAVAPQVVQLVHAVQDYKCSIDDRGSDGVLFQDVQANCNRILAAGGQLAKTVDQQLVDDLGFSKRYTRCLQIAEIVYTMKDLMILCQDNVTGPIESLESYCRGAAMTKLQKQEIKGKEQLESARDPPKDNNKLMAASCGFRSNTNESSPMSHKGLSTSAELAASLLRGSHHKLMGQSNLTSIVSRASQEPHIQDTSSEPFQGPRTSNPGLIKSSVENGLSSLDSSMKQYAIQKLVQEMINNNSRSANKHDREEPIWGSGKGSVIELPSGVWGCPTAAAAQGNVFNSIAGRTSSSKAAFNGNSSEVHTNNCFINGEPNLSGKLCLPESIVNISHGYHDHNSIYGNGNDVGYGWKV; from the exons ATGCCGCCTAAAAGGAAGCAATATCAATGGCATTTCGGGGCTGCACCTCAGCCAGCATTGAAGAACCACCATTCACTTCTTAATGGTGGAGAACAGGAACCTCTTACCTCAAGTCAGAGGCATAATAAACCTAGAATAGACGTCAAGAAAGAGGCTAGTCTTAACAAGCATGCTATTCAGCAGCTACTGCAGAGTCAGGACTCTGAGGAATtgcaaagaaataaattgCAAATACAGGAATTGTTTCATTATAATATGTCACAGAATCAAGATCAGCCAAAGATTTTACATCCTTCTCTGCAGTTGAAGGGTGATGACAAAGAAAAGCAGCAGCAACCGATGAGGCATGTAGTAACACAACAGGAGGTGGTGCATCAAGCATCTGTTATGCAGCTCCCTGATGAAGGTGTTTGTTCACGCCGGCTAATGCAGTACATATATCATCTCCGAAACCGGCCAGCT GACAATAACTTGTCCTATTGGAGGAAATTTGTGGCAGAGTATTATGCCCCAAGTGCTAAGAAAAGGTGGTGTCTGTCCTCGTATGATGAAGTTGGGCGCGATGCCCTTGGTATTTTGCCCCATCTAACGATG GTACCATGGCAGTGTAACATATGTGGTTGTAAATCAAGAAGGGGATTtg AGGCATATTTTGAAGTGCTTCCAAGGCTAAATGAAATCACATTTGGGAGTGGTGTGATCGATGAACTCTTGTTCCTCGATTTGCCTCGTGAGATTAGATTTCCTTCTGGAGTAATGATGTTGGAATATGGAAGAGCAGTTCAAGAGAGTGTCTACCAGCAACTTCACGTTGTTCATGAAGGTCAACTTCGTATAGTATTCTCTCATGATTTGAAG ATATTGTCCTGGGAATTTTGTGTATGTTCTCATGAAGTTTTCTTCCGTCGAACTGCAGTTGCACCGCAG GTTGTTCAGCTGGTTCATGCCGTACAGGATTACAAGTGCTCAATTGATGATAGAGGATCTGATGGGGTTTTGTTCCAAGATGTACAAGCAAATTGCAATAG GATCCTAGCAGCCGGAGGACAACTTGCAAAGACTGTGGATCAACAGCTGGTTGATGATTTGGGATTTTCCAAGAGATACACCCGGTGCTTGCAG ATAGCTGAGATTGTCTACACTATGAAAGATTTAATGATTTTATGCCAGGATAATGTTACTGGCCCAATTG AGAGCCTGGAAAGTTATTGCAGAGGAGCTGCCATGACCAAGCTCCAGAAACAGgaaataaaaggaaaggagCAGCTAGAGAGTGCACGAGATCCTCCAAAAGACAACAATAAGTTGATGGCTGCATCTTGTGGTTTTAGAAGCAATACAAATGAAAGCTCACCTATGAGTCACAAAGGACTTTCAACTAGCGCAGAACTGGCAGCATCATTGCTGCGTGGTTCTCACCACAAATTGATGGGACAAAGCAACTTGACCTCCATTGTGAGCAGAGCTAGCCAGGAGCCGCACATCCAGGACACCTCTTCTGAACCATTTCAGGGTCCTAGAACCTCAAATCCAGGACTGATTAAAAGCTCAGTGGAAAATGGCTTGTCAAGTTTAGATTCGTCTATGAAGCAGTACGCAATTCAAAAACTAGTACAGGAAATGATCAACAACAATAGCCGATCAGCAAATAAGCATGATAGGGAAGAACCCATCTGGGGCAGTGGTAAAGGTTCAGTTATAGAGTTGCCTTCAGGAGTTTGGGGCTGCCCAACAGCTGCAGCTGCCCAAGGAAATGTGTTCAATAGTATTGCAGGAAGGACCAGCAGCTCGAAGGCAGCCTTCAATGGGAACTCGTCCGAAGTTCATACCAATAATTGCTTCATCAATGGAGAACCAAATTTGTCAGGAAAGCTTTGTTTACCGGAATCAATAGTTAATATTTCTCATGGCTATCATGatcataattcaatttatgGCAATGGCAATGACGTGGGTTATGGTTGGAAGGTCTGA
- the LOC18775901 gene encoding F-box protein PP2-A12 translates to MGASFSACKSDPVGALPLQSKPSLGDLPESCAALILGYLDPPEICKLAKLNRAFRGASWADFIWESKLPSNYQTIVRKVFGDGLENLGKRDVYTRLCQPNSFDDGTKTVWLDKSTGSVCLSISSKGLAITGIDDRRYWNHIQTEESRFCSVAYLQQIWWLEVDGEVEFPFPAGTYSLFFRLQLGRSSQKRFGRRICNTEHVHGWDIKPVRFQLWTSEGHYASSQCFLTEPGKWNYYHVGDFVVENPNASTKIKLSMTQIDCTHTKGGLCLDSVLIYPSEFRERLKHF, encoded by the exons ATGGGTGCTAGTTTCTCTGCTTGCAAATCAGACCCAGTTGGGGCTTTGCCTTTGCAATCAAAACCCAGTCTTGGCGATTTGCCGGAGAGCTGCGCGGCGCTGATTCTGGGTTATTTGGACCCACCGGAGATTTGCAAATTGGCGAAGCTCAATCGGGCTTTTCGTGGAGCTTCTTGGGCTGACTTCATTTGGGAATCGAAATTGCCTTCCAATTATCAAACTATTGTTAGAAAAGTGTTCGGTGATGGTTTGGAAAATTTGGGTAAAAGAGATGTTTATACGAGGCTTTGTCAGCCTAATTCTTTCGATGATGGTACCAAG ACGGTTTGGCTGGATAAAAGTACAGGATCTGTTTGCTTGTCGATTTCTTCAAAGGGATTAGCAATCACTGGCATTGACGATCGAAGATATTGGAATCATATTCAAACTGAAGAATCTAG aTTTTGCAGCGTTGCATATCTTCAGCAAATATGGTGGTTAGAAGTCGATGGGGAGGTTGAGTTCCCGTTTCCAGCAGGGACATACAGCCTATTCTTTAGGCTGCAGCTGGGACGGTCTTCGCAGAAGAGGTTTGGTCGCCGAATTTGCAATACCGAGCATGTCCATGGTTGGGACATAAAACCAGTGAGGTTTCAGCTATGGACTTCAGAAGGTCACTATGCCTCGTCCCAATGCTTTTTAACTGAACCTGGAAAATGGAACTACTACCATGTTGGGGATTTTGTTGTGGAGAACCCCAATGCATCAACAAAGATTAAACTCTCTATGACCCAGATTGATTGCACCCACACCAAAGGTGGTCTCTGTTTAGACTCTGTACTTATATACCCTAGTGAATTTCGAGAAAGGCTAAAGCATTTTTAA
- the LOC18776291 gene encoding scarecrow-like protein 28: protein MLAGCSSSTLLSPRHRLRSEAAAQLQACHFQLPAMSTQRLDLPCSFPRKDTSRSQPIRPVGLSVEKSIDSKTSSCSLKQSIRLPPLATSGPVTSAAQTAAFVEARKEVNDQFWEKKRGKSLKRFAERGSVDDDESCINRAKRKKGCFDNGKGDEGGDGLSLGQLGAGNFWFQPDFHVPRSVQSITTGLDPPPELPFSLTCSGDEERVCYVPAEAISQPLPLSNNPWLDSIVTEITDLGEKDAETRRGLGREASAAASSASSDSQSLGLRLNESASEHEAGNGSRDPYIPHGGAGVEAEDDDDDESEGEHQDFELVSLLTACVEAIGLKNIAAINHFIAKLGELASPRGTTISRLTAYYTEALALRVTRLWPHVFQITPPREFDRGDDDSGIALRLLNQVSPIPKFLHFTSNEILLRAFEGKDRVHIIDFDIKQGLQWPSLFQSLASRANPPSHIRITGIGESKQELNETGDRLAGFAGALNLPFEFHPVVDRLEDVRLWMLHVKEQESVAVNCVFQLHKTLYDGTGGALRDFLGLIRSTNPTIVLMAEQEAEHNEPRLEARVSNSLKHYSAIFDLISSSLPSESQARIKVEEMFAREIRNVIACEGSDRLERHESFEKWRKLMEQGGFRCMGITEREMLQSQFLLKMYAGENYNVKKQGQDGAAAVTLGWMDQPLYTVSAWTPVDVAGSSSSFSQPS, encoded by the coding sequence ATGTTGGCTGGGTGCTCTAGTTCCACATTGTTGTCACCAAGGCATAGATTGAGGAGTGAAGCAGCAGCACAGTTACAAGCTTGCCATTTCCAGTTACCAGCAATGAGCACACAGAGATTGGACTTACCATGCAGCTTTCCTCGGAAAGACACCTCTAGGTCACAACCCATTAGGCCTGTGGGGCTTTCGGTGGAGAAATCGATCGATTCGAAGACCAGCAGTTGTTCTCTGAAGCAGAGCATCAGGCTGCCTCCTCTGGCTACCAGCGGTCCTGTGACAAGTGCAGCTCAGACGGCGGCGTTTGTGGAGGCGAGAAAGGAGGTTAATGATCAGTTttgggagaagaagagaggtaAGAGCTTGAAGAGGTTTGCAGAGCGGGGCTCAGTGGATGATGATGAGTCTTGCATAAACAgagcaaagagaaaaaagggttGCTTTGATAATGGCAAAGGGGATGAAGGTGGTGATGGTTTGAGTTTAGGCCAATTGGGTGCTGGGAATTTTTGGTTTCAGCCTGATTTCCATGTGCCTCGGTCAGTTCAGTCAATCACCACAGGCCTTGATCCTCCTCCTGAACTTCCATTCTCTTTGACATGCTCAGGAGATGAAGAGAGGGTTTGTTATGTTCCAGCTGAAGCCATTTCACAGCCTTTGCCATTGTCAAACAATCCTTGGTTGGATTCAATTGTGACTGAGATCACTGACCTTGGCGAGAAGGACGCCGAAACTAGGCGTGGACTGGGAAGGGAAGCATCAGCAGCAGCATCGAGCGCTTCGTCGGATAGCCAAAGCTTGGGTTTGAGGCTAAATGAGAGTGCCTCTGAACATGAAGCTGGTAATGGGTCTAGAGATCCTTATATCCCACATGGAGGTGCAGGGGTTGAGGcagaggatgatgatgatgatgagagtGAAGGAGAGCACCAGGATTTTGAGCTTGTTAGCTTGCTTACGGCTTGTGTGGAGGCAATTGGGTTGAAGAACATTGCAGCAATTAACCATTTCATAGCTAAGTTGGGGGAACTTGCTTCTCCAAGAGGAACCACCATAAGCCGGCTTACGGCCTATTACACTGAAGCTTTAGCTCTGAGAGTCACTAGGCTTTGGCCACATGTGTTTCAGATCACTCCTCCTAGAGAGTTTGATAGAGGAGATGATGACTCTGGCATTGCACTGAGGCTTCTAAACCAGGTTAGCCCAATTCCaaagtttcttcattttaCCTCAAATGAGATACTTCTGAGAGCTTTTGAAGGGAAGGACAGGGTTCACATCATAGATTTCGACATCAAGCAAGGGCTGCAGTGGCCTAGTTTGTTCCAGAGTTTAGCTTCTAGGGCCAATCCACCAAGCCACATTAGGATCACTGGTATAGGGGAGTCGAAGCAAGAGCTCAACGAGACAGGAGATAGGCTTGCTGGATTTGCTGGGGCATTGAACCTGCCCTTCGAGTTCCACCCCGTTGTGGACAGGTTGGAAGATGTGAGGCTTTGGATGCTTCATGTGAAGGAGCAAGAAAGTGTGGCAGTGAATTGTGTTTTCCAACTGCACAAGACTCTTTATGACGGGACTGGAGGAGCTCTGAGAGATTTTTTGGGACTCATCCGAAGCACAAACCCGACAATAGTCCTCATGGCAGAGCAAGAGGCTGAGCACAATGAGCCTAGGCTGGAGGCAAGAGTCTCCAACTCATTGAAGCACTACTCTGCCATATTTGACTTGATTAGTTCTAGCCTTCCTTCGGAGAGCCAGGCCAGGATCAAAGTGGAGGAGATGTTTGCACGCGAAATCAGGAACGTCATTGCTTGCGAAGGAAGCGATAGGTTGGAGAGGCACGAGAGCTTTGAGAAGTGGAGGAAGCTGATGGAGCAAGGAGGGTTTCGATGCATGGGGATAACGGAGAGGGAAATGCTTCAGAGCCAGTTTCTGTTGAAGATGTATGCTGGTGAGAATTACAATGTGAAGAAGCAAGGACAAGATGGAGCAGCAGCAGTTACTCTAGGTTGGATGGATCAGCCTCTATACACAGTTTCAGCATGGACACCAGTTGATGTTGCAGGCAGCTCATCGTCATTTTCGCAACCAAGTTAA
- the LOC18775932 gene encoding plant UBX domain-containing protein 8 isoform X1, translating to MARPNQEAIDTFISITGASEAVAVQKLEEHGGDLNEAVNAHFTEGDRNTSVNVHETPVAAQDDLMDIDDPVPVGPRRDPLSLLSATRNINPFSLLNPSLGSSIFESGSDFRERAPFVTHPREVREIPIEVKDGDNPSGHSGHAPTIDDVTGTAHAYGPSIPGTVIIDDEDDDVPAAPTVQAGQGSGPQDISSGDGSHHRNFVPSAPRFDDPQDYSNDIEEEMIRAAIEASKREVEEGQQNQLFGAPTQFDDNEPPQRPPHLEDPELAHAVSLSLKTAEQEKALRGQGENVGPSEMGASKAAEVELEKLTAPNGRLGGGSSSIHDETEDVEEQPLVRHRSRRMSSGSVESAKDVGATEDSAPSSPGEQDMGNHPRHSGSVFPTDEWGGISSEEHDEAVMLEAAMFGGIPEGSGYRLPYAPHQFMRAESSYPRPVPRPPSPSLTAQRLIREQQDDEYLASLQADREKELKAIEEAEARRQEDRLKEEESQRKFEEEQELERQLAAKEATLPQEPASNDENAVTLMVRMPDGSRHGRRFLKTDKLQSLFNFIDIGRRFKPGSYRVVRPFPRRAFSDGESALTLNEVGLTSKQEALFLELI from the exons ATGGCGAGGCCTAATCAGGAAGCAATCGACACCTTTATCAGCATCACCGGCGCTTCCGAAGCCGTCGCCGTGCAAAAGCTTGAG GAGCATGGTGGCGATCTCAATGAAGCTGTGAATGCACATTTTACTGAAGGAGATAGAAACACATCAGTGAA TGTGCATGAAACACCTGTTGCAGCTCAAGATGATTTGATGGATATTGATGATCCAGTTCCAGTTGGACCTCGGAGAGATCCTCTATCACTTCTATCTGCAACCCGCAATATAAatccattttctcttcttaatcCAAGTTTGGGTAGCAGCATATTTGAAAGCGGGTCAGATTTTAGAGAACGTGCACCATTTGTTACTCATCCAAGAGAGGTCAGGGAGATCCCCATAGAAGTCAAGGATGGTGACAATCCCTCCGGCCATTCTGGCCATGCTCCTACCATTGATGATGTCACTGGAACAGCGCATGCATATGGCCCAAGTATCCCTGGGACTGTTAtaattgatgatgaagatgatgatgttccAGCTGCCCCAACTGTTCAGGCTGGACAAGGCAGCGGACCACAAGATATTTCTTCAGGTGATGGATCTCATCACCGAAATTTTGTACCTAGTGCTCCTCGATTTGATGATCCACAGGATTATAGCAATGATATCGAAGAAGAAATGATTCGAGCTGCCATCGAGGCTTCAAAACGTGAAGTTGAAGAAGGCCAACAAAATCAACTATTTGGTGCACCAACT CAGTTTGATGATAACGAGCCTCCGCAAAGGCCGCCTCACCTAGAGGATCCTGAACTTGCACATGCAGTTTCATTGTCACTgaag ACAGCAGAGCAAGAGAAAGCATTGCGTGGCCAGGGGGAAAATGTTGGCCCATCAGAGATGGGGGCTTCTAAGGCAGCTGAGGTGGAGCTGGAAAAATTAACGGCACCAAACGGAAG GTTGGGAGGAGGAAGCTCATCCATCCACGATGAAACTGAAGACGTGGAGGAGCAGCCTCTTGTCAGACATAGGTCCAGGCGAATGTCCTCTGGCTCTGTGGAGTCTGCCAAAGACGTTGGAGCTACTGAGGATAGCGCACCTTCAAGTCCTGGAGAGCAGGATATGGGTAATCATCCTAGGCACAGTGGAAGTGTCTTCCCTACTGATGag TGGGGAGGCATTTCTTCAGAGGAGCACGATGAAGCAGTGATGCTTGAGGCTGCAATGTTTGGTGGAATTCCTGAAGGGTCTGGATATCGCCTTCCCTATGCACCTCATCAGTTTATGCGAGCTGAGAGTTCGTATCCCCGGCCAGTACCTCGTCCTCCTTCACCCTCTCTGACAGCGCAGCGGTTGATAAGGGAACAACAG GATGATGAATATCTTGCATCACTTCAAGCTGATAGAGAAAAGGAACTGAAGGCTATTGAGGAAGCTGAAGCTCGTCGTCAAGAAGACAGACTAAAAGAGGAAGAATCTCAGAGGAAATTTGAGGAGGAGCAG GAACTGGAGAGGCAATTAGCAGCAAAAGAAGCTACTCTCCCTCAAGAACCAGCATCAAATGATGAGAATGCTGTAACCCTTATGGTGCGAATGCCAGATGGCAGCCGCCATGGCCGCCGATTTCTTAAGACAGACAAACTGCAG TCTCTTTTCAACTTCATTGATATTGGCAGGAGGTTCAAACCCGGCTCTTACAGAGTG GTGAGGCCGTTCCCTAGGCGTGCTTTCAGCGATGGAGAGAGTGCTTTGACATTGAATGAAGTTGGCCTTACCAGCAAACAAGAAGCTTTGTTTTTGGAGTTGATATAG
- the LOC18775932 gene encoding plant UBX domain-containing protein 8 isoform X2: MARPNQEAIDTFISITGASEAVAVQKLEEHGGDLNEAVNAHFTEGDRNTSVNVHETPVAAQDDLMDIDDPVPVGPRRDPLSLLSATRNINPFSLLNPSLGSSIFESGSDFRERAPFVTHPREVREIPIEVKDGDNPSGHSGHAPTIDDVTGTAHAYGPSIPGTVIIDDEDDDVPAAPTVQAGQGSGPQDISSGDGSHHRNFVPSAPRFDDPQDYSNDIEEEMIRAAIEASKREVEEGQQNQLFGAPTFDDNEPPQRPPHLEDPELAHAVSLSLKTAEQEKALRGQGENVGPSEMGASKAAEVELEKLTAPNGRLGGGSSSIHDETEDVEEQPLVRHRSRRMSSGSVESAKDVGATEDSAPSSPGEQDMGNHPRHSGSVFPTDEWGGISSEEHDEAVMLEAAMFGGIPEGSGYRLPYAPHQFMRAESSYPRPVPRPPSPSLTAQRLIREQQDDEYLASLQADREKELKAIEEAEARRQEDRLKEEESQRKFEEEQELERQLAAKEATLPQEPASNDENAVTLMVRMPDGSRHGRRFLKTDKLQSLFNFIDIGRRFKPGSYRVVRPFPRRAFSDGESALTLNEVGLTSKQEALFLELI, encoded by the exons ATGGCGAGGCCTAATCAGGAAGCAATCGACACCTTTATCAGCATCACCGGCGCTTCCGAAGCCGTCGCCGTGCAAAAGCTTGAG GAGCATGGTGGCGATCTCAATGAAGCTGTGAATGCACATTTTACTGAAGGAGATAGAAACACATCAGTGAA TGTGCATGAAACACCTGTTGCAGCTCAAGATGATTTGATGGATATTGATGATCCAGTTCCAGTTGGACCTCGGAGAGATCCTCTATCACTTCTATCTGCAACCCGCAATATAAatccattttctcttcttaatcCAAGTTTGGGTAGCAGCATATTTGAAAGCGGGTCAGATTTTAGAGAACGTGCACCATTTGTTACTCATCCAAGAGAGGTCAGGGAGATCCCCATAGAAGTCAAGGATGGTGACAATCCCTCCGGCCATTCTGGCCATGCTCCTACCATTGATGATGTCACTGGAACAGCGCATGCATATGGCCCAAGTATCCCTGGGACTGTTAtaattgatgatgaagatgatgatgttccAGCTGCCCCAACTGTTCAGGCTGGACAAGGCAGCGGACCACAAGATATTTCTTCAGGTGATGGATCTCATCACCGAAATTTTGTACCTAGTGCTCCTCGATTTGATGATCCACAGGATTATAGCAATGATATCGAAGAAGAAATGATTCGAGCTGCCATCGAGGCTTCAAAACGTGAAGTTGAAGAAGGCCAACAAAATCAACTATTTGGTGCACCAACT TTTGATGATAACGAGCCTCCGCAAAGGCCGCCTCACCTAGAGGATCCTGAACTTGCACATGCAGTTTCATTGTCACTgaag ACAGCAGAGCAAGAGAAAGCATTGCGTGGCCAGGGGGAAAATGTTGGCCCATCAGAGATGGGGGCTTCTAAGGCAGCTGAGGTGGAGCTGGAAAAATTAACGGCACCAAACGGAAG GTTGGGAGGAGGAAGCTCATCCATCCACGATGAAACTGAAGACGTGGAGGAGCAGCCTCTTGTCAGACATAGGTCCAGGCGAATGTCCTCTGGCTCTGTGGAGTCTGCCAAAGACGTTGGAGCTACTGAGGATAGCGCACCTTCAAGTCCTGGAGAGCAGGATATGGGTAATCATCCTAGGCACAGTGGAAGTGTCTTCCCTACTGATGag TGGGGAGGCATTTCTTCAGAGGAGCACGATGAAGCAGTGATGCTTGAGGCTGCAATGTTTGGTGGAATTCCTGAAGGGTCTGGATATCGCCTTCCCTATGCACCTCATCAGTTTATGCGAGCTGAGAGTTCGTATCCCCGGCCAGTACCTCGTCCTCCTTCACCCTCTCTGACAGCGCAGCGGTTGATAAGGGAACAACAG GATGATGAATATCTTGCATCACTTCAAGCTGATAGAGAAAAGGAACTGAAGGCTATTGAGGAAGCTGAAGCTCGTCGTCAAGAAGACAGACTAAAAGAGGAAGAATCTCAGAGGAAATTTGAGGAGGAGCAG GAACTGGAGAGGCAATTAGCAGCAAAAGAAGCTACTCTCCCTCAAGAACCAGCATCAAATGATGAGAATGCTGTAACCCTTATGGTGCGAATGCCAGATGGCAGCCGCCATGGCCGCCGATTTCTTAAGACAGACAAACTGCAG TCTCTTTTCAACTTCATTGATATTGGCAGGAGGTTCAAACCCGGCTCTTACAGAGTG GTGAGGCCGTTCCCTAGGCGTGCTTTCAGCGATGGAGAGAGTGCTTTGACATTGAATGAAGTTGGCCTTACCAGCAAACAAGAAGCTTTGTTTTTGGAGTTGATATAG